The Polypterus senegalus isolate Bchr_013 chromosome 1, ASM1683550v1, whole genome shotgun sequence genome includes a window with the following:
- the chst3a gene encoding carbohydrate sulfotransferase 3a has protein sequence MRNKYTFFIAFVVVLVIIEKENNIISRVSDKLTLRQNPQSPIEYNESINIMYKENSSYLSLSELDSAFQRFKDRLDNYTLRFQGQQGNYIPIPKKHILLLATTRTGSSFVGEFFNQQTNTFYLFEPLWHVENTIAFDSVFSNLFATSVVYQEVLQQLFLCDFRILENFMVPVPEEHITTSLFRRWSSKSLCEDPVCTPIVKRVFERYHCKNRRCAPLNLTLAAETCLTKAHVAIKTVRLRLLESMRTLIEDPRMDIKIIQLVRDPRAVLASRMVAFSNKYASFKKWAENEKEAIEDEEIIKIKNNCDNIRLSAMLGLSQPSWLKNRYMLARYEDIAQFPIQKAEEMYRFVGIPFTSEVKDWITRNTDVDKGSSGVYSTHKKSSEQFDKWRFSVPFKVVQVVQNVCGSTMDLFGYKHVNDSQALTNKSVSLLEEKSFHFTF, from the exons ATGAGgaacaaatacacattttttatagCATTTGTTGTGGTCTTGGTCATtattgaaaaggaaaataatataaTTTCAAG agtaTCAGATAAGCTTACACTGAGGCAAAACCCACAGTCTCCCATTGAGTACAATGAATCCATTAACATTATGTACAAAGAGAATTCTTCCTACTTGTCCCTCAGTGAATTGGACTCTGCATTCCAACGATTCAAAGACCGCCTGGATAACTACACTCTTCGTTTCCAGGGTCAACAAGGAAATTATATACCCATCCCAAAAAAGCATATTCTTCTTCTGGCTACAACAAGAACTGGATCTTCTTTTGTTGGCGAGTTTTTCAATCAACAGACCAATACATTTTATCTTTTTGAGCCTTTGTGGCATGTGGAGAACACAATAGCATTTGATTCAGTGTTTTCAAATCTATTTGCTACATCAgttgtctaccaggaagttttgcAACAGCTTTTTCTATGTGATTTCCGCATTTTGGAAAACTTTATGGTTCCAGTGCCAGAAGAGCATATCACAACTTCTTTGTTTCGACGATGGTCCAGCAAGTCACTTTGTGAAGATCCAGTGTGCACTCCTATAGTGAAGAGAGTCTTTGAGAGGTACCATTGCAAGAACAGACGCTGTGCTCCTCTAAACTTGACATTAGCTGCAGAGACTTGCCTTACTAAGGCTCATGTGGCCATCAAAACAGTACGGCTTCGCCTATTAGAATCTATGCGTACTTTGATTGAAGATCCTCGAATGGATATCAAAATAATCCAACTCGTACGTGACCCAAGAGCTGTCTTAGCATCCAGAATGGTTGCTTTTTCAAATAAGTATGCCAGCTTTAAGAAGTgggcagaaaatgaaaaagaagctaTAGAAGATGaggagataataaaaataaaaaacaactgtgATAATATCAGACTTTCAGCAATGCTTGGCTTGAGTCAACCATCCTGGTTAAAGAATCGATATATGCTGGCCCGTTATGAGGATATAGCCCAATTCCCCATTCAGAAAGCAGAAGAAATGTACAGATTTGTTGGAATTCCATTTACATCAGAGGTGAAAGACTGGATTACTAGAAACACAGATGTGGATAAGGGCAGCAGCGGTGTGTATTCGACTCATAAAAAATCTTCAGAACAGTTTGACAAATGGAGGTTCAGTGTACCTTtcaaagtggttcaggttgttcAGAATGTCTGTGGTTCTACAATGGATTTATTTGGTTATAAACATGTCAATGATAGTCAGGCTCTTACTAACAAATCTGTCAGTTTATTGGAAGAGAAGAGCTTTCATTTTACATTCTAA